Proteins from one Periplaneta americana isolate PAMFEO1 chromosome 6, P.americana_PAMFEO1_priV1, whole genome shotgun sequence genomic window:
- the kz gene encoding probable ATP-dependent RNA helicase kurz, translated as MGKSKKGFNWKARQVVQTDIDNSSTTKIKLDSSVISVKNDDECNTLVIPSQKRKTRKKNDSVVVKKILSKSQRKRLEKIVEKKKKKENRASLLEALSKIPTQPELLSQLTSITSVQTKGLKKHFLEQERGDKKVKRKQVDEDGEEAHNINSIAGSQKRKRLLMLELDEEKTAEAKDPNVVGLETSSESSSDEDEEEEDGEDEVTSAVEEEDTDTVSKNPKVEVATEAVSDEAVNKPRKEGHVAGKPAVFVPVHRLADIQEARLRLPILAEEQVIMEAINENPVVVLAGETGSGKTTQVPQFLYEAGYASDGKLIGVTEPRRVAAISMSKRVAEEMNLDSNEVSYLIRFEGNATEKTRIKFMTDGVLLKEIQSDFLLSKYSVIILDEAHERSVYTDILIGLLSRIVPLRNKRGNPLKLIIMSATLRLEDFTDNPRLFKTPPPVLKVESRQFPVTIHFNKRTAVDYVAEAFSKTCKIHTQLPEGGILVFLTGQQEVNCLVRKLRRAFPFHSKKKGTKAAQTLANGDAESEDEGEVELDMQKAIHNARKARRKRQGSEVVLPEINLDSYSVVPGDDTEADLLGNDDDLGDIESDEEDQLNLRGLAACQPMWVLPLYSLLPSDKQAQVFEPPPEGSRLCVVATNVAETSLTIPNVKYVVDSGRMKTRMYDKVTGVSAFTVTWCSKAAANQRAGRAGRMGPGHCYRLYSSAVFNDQFEQFSIPEIQRKPVDDLLLQMKAMDIDKVVNFPFPSAPDLIQLRSAERRLVLLGALEEPKKKDDWTSKVTPLGYAISAFPVAPRFGKMLALSHQQGLLPYTVCMVAALSVQEVLLEVPIHGVEEEAENAGQKRAQWIQTRRKWAGIANSLLLGDPMVLLRAVGASEFAGRRGQLLQFCTDNGLRHKAITEIRKLRVQLTNEVNLNLPDLNLCVDPNMAPPTDIQAKLLRQIMLAGMPDQVAHKVADNEIKEDEDKAKWKHAYRCAEMEDPVFMHSASVLRKKSPEWVVYQEVFETSKLYMRGVTAIEPEWLPTYAPALCNLSPPLVEPPPRYDEATGKMLCHVTGTFGRAAWQLPTMEIEFPESLDCYKWFACFLLEGSIFPKLKKYRDSLLSVPKTMVKTWAKLQPRTDILLKALVARQVNSKNKLLDAWEKDSTYLLSAYQKWVPESAQNDIALSWPPV; from the exons ATGGGGAAATCCAAAAAGGGATTTAATTGGAAAGCTAGACAAGTTGTACAGACAGACATAGACAATTCTTCAACAACGAAG attaaaTTAGATTCCAGCGTCATTTCCGTAAAAAATGATGATGAATGTAATACTTTAGTTATTCCGTCACAAAAGAGGAAAACTAGAAAGAAGAATGATTCCGTTgtagtaaaaaaaattctgtcaaaATCTCAGAGAAAACGTCTGGAGAAGATTgttgagaagaaaaagaagaaagaaaat CGAGCCTCGCTGTTGGAAGCTCTGTCAAAAATTCCAACTCAACCAGAGCTTCTGAGTCAGTTGACTTCCATCACATCTGTTCAAACAAAAGGCTTAAAGAAACATTTCCTTGAACAAGAAAGAGGAGATAAGAAGGTGAAACGAAAACAAGTAGATGAAGATGGAGAAGAAGCACATAACATCAACAGTATAGCCGGCAGTCAGAAACGAAAGAGATTATTGATGTTGGAGCTTGATGAGGAGAAAACTGCGGAAGCAAAGGATCCAAATGTGGTGGGATTGGAG acATCAAGTGAATCCAGcagtgatgaagatgaagaagaagaagatggcgAAGATGAAGTAACATCTGCTGTGGAAGAGGAAGACACTGACACAGTTAGCAAGAACCCGAAGGTGGAAGTGGCTACAGAGGCTGTGAGTGATGAAGCTGTTAACAAGCCCAGGAAGGAGGGACACGTGGCCGGCAAGCCTGCTGTGTTTGTCCCGGTGCACCGGCTGGCAGACATCCAGGAAGCTCGGCTCAGGTTGCCCATTCTGGCAGAGGAGCAGGTCATCATGGAGGCCATTAACGAGAACCCTGTCGTGGTGCTGGCCGGAGAAACAGGCAGTGGCAAGACCACTCAAGTGCCCCAGTTCCTGTATGAGGCAGGCTATGCAAG TGATGGCAAACTGATAGGTGTGACGGAACCTCGGAGAGTGGCTGCCATCTCCATGTCGAAACGAGTGGCGGAGGAGATGAATTTGGACAGCAACGAGGTGTCCTACCTGATACGATTTGAGGGTAATGCCACTGAGAAGACAAGGATCAAATTCATGACAGACGGCGTTCTGCTCAAAGAAATACAGAGT GACTTCCTGCTGTCCAAATATTCTGTGATAATCCTGGACGAAGCCCACGAGAGGAGTGTGTACACAGACATCCTGATTGGACTCCTGTCCCGCATTGTTCCACTGAGGAACAAGCGGGGCAATCCACTGAAACTCATCATCATGTCAGCAACCCTGAGACTGGAAGACTTCACAGACAACCCCCGTCTGTTCAAGACACCACCGCCAGTCCTGAAGGTGGAGTCGCGTCAGTTTCCAGTCACCATCCACTTCAACAAACGAACAGCAGTTGACTACGTGGCTGAGGCGTTCAGCAAAACCTGCAAGATCCACACACAGTTGCCTGAAGGCGGAATTCTAGTCTTTCTTACAG GTCAGCAAGAAGTGAATTGCTTGGTGAGGAAGCTTCGTAGGGCTTTCCCTTTCCACAGCAAGAAGAAGGGCACAAAGGCTGCCCAAACCCTAGCAAATGGAGATGCAGAGAGTGAGGACGAGGGGGAGGTGGAGTTGGACATGCAGAAGGCAATCCACAATGCTCGCAAAGCCAGGAGAAAGCGGCAGGGGTCGGAGGTGGTGCTGCCTGAGATCAACCTGGACAGCTACTCCGTAGTGCCAGGGGATGACACAGAGGCGGACCTGCTGGGGAATGACGATGATCTGGGTGACATAGAGTCAGACGAGGAGGACCAGCTGAATCTGCGGGGCCTGGCTGCCTGCCAGCCCATGTGGGTGCTGCCCCTGTACTCGCTCCTGCCCAGCGACAAACAAGCGCAG GTGTTTGAGCCCCCTCCTGAAGGAAGCCGATTGTGTGTGGTAGCCACAAATGTGGCAGAGACTTCCCTCACAATCCCCAATGTCAAGTACGTGGTGGACAGCGGGCGAATGAAGACTCGGATGTACGACAAAGTGACTGGAGTGTCTGCGTTCACCGTCACGTGGTGCAGCAAGGCAGCAGCCAATCAGAGGGCAGGGAGAGCTGGGCGCATGGGGCCGGGCCACTGCTACAG GTTATATTCGTCAGCTGTGTTCAACGACCAGTTTGAACAGTTCAGTATTCCAGAAATCCAGCGGAAACCAGTTGACGACCTCTTGTTGCAGATGAAAGCCATGGACATAGACAAGGTCGTCAACTTTCCTTTCCCCTCTGCACCAGACCTTATACAGCTGAGGTCTGCAGAAAGGAGGTTGGTGCTTCTCGGAGCCCTGGAGGAACCAAAGAAAAAAG ATGACTGGACTTCGAAAGTGACTCCTCTGGGCTATGCAATATCAGCATTTCCTGTGGCACCACGGTTTGGCAAAATGTTGGCACTGAGTCACCAGCAGGGACTTCTGCCCTACACTGTGTGTATGGTGGCAGCCCTGTCGGTGCAGGAAGTGCTCTTGGAAGTTCCAATCCATGGAGTTGAGGAGGAAGCTGAAAACGCAGGACAGAAACGAGCTCAGTGGATCCAAACAAGAAGGAAATGGGCTGGAATCGCAAATTCGCTACTTTTAG GAGACCCCATGGTGCTGCTGCGAGCAGTCGGTGCGTCAGAGTTCGCAGGCAGGCGTGGACAGCTCCTGCAGTTCTGTACGGACAACGGACTGAGACACAAGGCCATCACAGAGATCCGCAAGCTGCGAGTCCAGCTGACCAACGAGGTGAACCTGAACCTGCCAGACCTGAACCTGTGTGTCGACCCCAACATGGCTCCCCCGACAGACATCCAGGCCAAGCTGCTGCGGCAGATAATGCTGGCCGGCATGCCCGACCAGGTGGCGCACAAGGTGGCCGATAACGAGATCAAGGAGGACGAGGATAAGGCCAAGTGGAAGCACGCCTACAG GTGTGCAGAGATGGAGGACCCTGTGTTCATGCACTCGGCATCTGTGCTGCGCAAGAAGAGCCCGGAGTGGGTTGTGTACCAGGAGGTGTTCGAGACCAGCAAGCTGTACATGCGCGGGGTGACAGCCATTGAGCCCGAGTGGCTGCCCACCTATGCCCCTGCACTTTGCAACTTGTCTCCCCCCCTTGTGGAGCCCCCTCCTCGATATGATGAAGCTACTGGCAAGATGTTGTGTCATGTGACTGGGACATTCG GTCGTGCTGCGTGGCAGCTACCCACTATGGAAATAGAGTTTCCTGAAAGCCTTGATTGCTACAAATGGTTTGCTTGTTTCCTACTGGAAGGCAGCATCTTCCCGAAGTTGAAGAAGTACAGAGACTCCTTGCTCAGCGTGCCCAAGACCATGGTGAAGACGTGGGCAAA